The nucleotide sequence GTGTATATCCTTGATAATAAGCCAATATAATGAGTTCTTTTTTATCTGCATCTAATTGATCCAATACCTTTGCAAAACCAATAAAATCTGCGGTGTTTATGGTATCTTCTTTTAAAGCATATACGACATCTGTTACCGATTGGTTTTTTAATTGATTTTGAAATGATTTAGATTTTAAGTAATCGATTGCTGTATTTCGCGCAATATTAATCATCCAAGTGTAGAGCCGCCCTTTGGATTCATCATATTGCCCAATGCCATTCCATATTTTCACAAAAACATCTTGAATAACTTCTTCGGTATATTCTTTAGACGATACAATGCGCAACACCACACCATACAAAGCACCACAATAATGGCTGTATAGATGGTTAAATGCCGCTTCGCTTTTCTGTTTTAATAAAACAACGAGATCTTCTTCTGAATATATAGTTTTAATAGCTTTCTTATTTTATTTCAAAAGTACACATTTTTATGCTACTACCACATCTGAATTAAAAATTATCTCGTACATATTATAAAACAGTAAGAAAATCAATCTATTCATCAACAAAAAATTACCAATTATGAAATCAATCTATCAAATAATAGTGTATTTATTATTTGTTTGCAATATGCAAGTTGCTTTTTCGCAATCTAATTCTTTCCAAACAAATAACCCGTATTATTCCCGAACAGATACAACTGTTTTAAAAGTATCAAATGCCGTTTGGAAAAAAATTCTTTCCAAAGAACTGTATCAAGTTGCCCGCGAAGCTGCCACCGAGCGTGCTTTTACAGGTGCTTATTACAAACACAATGCAAAGGGCACTTATTACTGTGCGGTTTGCGGTAACGGTCTGTTTTTATCCACTGCCAAATTTGCATCAACTTGCGGGTGGCCGTCTTTTTATGAGCCTTTGCGCAAAAAAAGTGTGATGTATAAAAAAGATGAATCGCACCAAATGATACGCACCGAGGTGCTTTGCGGACGATGCGGATCGCATTTAGGACATCTTTTTGATGATGGCCCACCGCCAACCGGCAAACGCTTTTGTATGAACTCGATCAGTTTGCATTTTGAACCACTCGCAACATCAACCAAATTGGGAGTTTTTTAAGAAAAGTAGCATCTATCTTAAAAAAAATTAAAAAAAAAGCATCCAACTGAAATCCAAATAAAAAAATCTGTCGTAAATGAACATATAAACAAATTACTAATCTTAAAAAAAAAAATAGAAATGAAAATTCAATCAACAATCTCAGCATTTGTTTTAGCAGCTTTAACATGTGCTTTTAGCGGAACAGCTTCTGCCCAAACGATGAAAGAACAAACGGTAATGGTGGGTGGTGCACCTATGTATCCATCCAAAAACATCATTGAAAATGCCGTAAATTCAAAAGACCACAAAACATTGGTGGCTGCTGTAAAAGCTGCTGGCTTAGTGGAAACTTTACAAGGTGATGGTCCTTTTACCGTATTTGCACCAACCGACAAAGCATTCGCTAAATTGCCAAAAGGCACCGTGGAAGAGCTTTTAAAACCAGAAAACAAACCCATGCTTACAAAAGTGCTGACTTATCATGTGCTGGCAGGAAATTACAGTGCAAAACAAGTTTGGGATGCTGTGAAAGCGGGAAACGGAAAAGCAACTATGGCTACTGTTGCCGGCACACCATTGACATTTTGGACTAAAGGAAAAGATTTATATGTAACCGATGTGAAAGGAAACAACGCAAAAGTAACCATTGCCGATGTTAACCAATCAAACGGTGTGATTCATGTAATTGATACTGTTTTAATGCCTTAAATATAATTGTATGAAAAAAGAAATTATTAGTGTATCGAACGCACAAACCACGTTGGATACCGGCAGAAGAGATTTTCTAAAGCTTAGCGGCGTAACACTTGCTTTGGCAGGACTTACCTTGGTGGGCTGCGAAGACGAACCTATTATGGACACCAATATGGTTTTCGATTTAGGCAAGGGCGATGTGGGTATATTGAATTATGCGTATGCCTTGGAACAGCTCGAAGCTGATTTTTACACCAAAGTGGTAAATAATTTTTATGCAGGAATATCAAGCAAAGAAAAAGAACTATTTACCGATTTGTATCACCATGAAGTAATCCACAGAGATTTTTTTAAAGCCGCAATTAGTGGTGCCACAACAAATGTGTTGCCTATGCTAGAATTTCATTACCCGAATGTGAATTTCAATGATAGAAATTCGGTTTTAGCCACTGCAAAAGCTTTAGAAGATACAGGAGTGGCTGCATATAATGGTGCTGGAAAATATATATCGAATGCAGATTATTTGGTAATTGCTGGAAAAATTGTTTCGGTGGAAGCCCGCCACGCCGCAGCTATTAGAGATTTAATTAACCCAGGGTCTAGTGATTTTTCAGGGGATGATGTTATTGACGCAAACGGATTGGATCTTGCAAAAGAACCCA is from Paenimyroides aestuarii and encodes:
- the msrB gene encoding peptide-methionine (R)-S-oxide reductase MsrB gives rise to the protein MQVAFSQSNSFQTNNPYYSRTDTTVLKVSNAVWKKILSKELYQVAREAATERAFTGAYYKHNAKGTYYCAVCGNGLFLSTAKFASTCGWPSFYEPLRKKSVMYKKDESHQMIRTEVLCGRCGSHLGHLFDDGPPPTGKRFCMNSISLHFEPLATSTKLGVF
- a CDS encoding ferritin-like domain-containing protein, whose amino-acid sequence is MKKEIISVSNAQTTLDTGRRDFLKLSGVTLALAGLTLVGCEDEPIMDTNMVFDLGKGDVGILNYAYALEQLEADFYTKVVNNFYAGISSKEKELFTDLYHHEVIHRDFFKAAISGATTNVLPMLEFHYPNVNFNDRNSVLATAKALEDTGVAAYNGAGKYISNADYLVIAGKIVSVEARHAAAIRDLINPGSSDFSGDDVIDANGLDLAKEPSEIVPTAAGFIKTPFTWKEQGIQ
- a CDS encoding fasciclin domain-containing protein, which gives rise to MKIQSTISAFVLAALTCAFSGTASAQTMKEQTVMVGGAPMYPSKNIIENAVNSKDHKTLVAAVKAAGLVETLQGDGPFTVFAPTDKAFAKLPKGTVEELLKPENKPMLTKVLTYHVLAGNYSAKQVWDAVKAGNGKATMATVAGTPLTFWTKGKDLYVTDVKGNNAKVTIADVNQSNGVIHVIDTVLMP
- a CDS encoding RNA polymerase sigma factor, whose amino-acid sequence is MKTIYSEEDLVVLLKQKSEAAFNHLYSHYCGALYGVVLRIVSSKEYTEEVIQDVFVKIWNGIGQYDESKGRLYTWMINIARNTAIDYLKSKSFQNQLKNQSVTDVVYALKEDTINTADFIGFAKVLDQLDADKKELIILAYYQGYTQVEISEKLSIPLGTVKTKMRSTLLKLKELLKEYQ